The Seriola aureovittata isolate HTS-2021-v1 ecotype China chromosome 2, ASM2101889v1, whole genome shotgun sequence genome has a segment encoding these proteins:
- the tgm5l gene encoding transglutaminase 5, like, which yields MEDLLIQHVNLEKYENQERHKTEGFRSSKALVVRRGAPFRVSLQLEGRPFNPRTDSLRVKIMLGRLYAMMPVTFSKRVSSSSWNAYMDPADLNLHKPSIFIYPPASASVGFYRFQLWVPSRGGQQRTAFGKFILLFNPWCREDSVYIPFEDQREEYVQNDSGLLFVGTPVNTASRPWSFDQYEPGVLEACLNLLQVSPQHQNNRVVDYLNRTSPIYISRIVSAMINSEDDHGVLKGNWSSDFKQGVHPSMWTGSGDILRQWAQTAYRPVKYGQCWVFAAVMCTVMRVLGIPCRVVTNFNSAHDTNANLVIEEYYSETGQKLSRNKDSIWNFHVWVECWMNRKDLGFGKDGWQVLDPTPQERSGGVFCCGPASVKAIKDQRIDLVYDIPFVYAAVNADVHKFIVSQGQVVSHSKDTERVGSLICTKAVGFPRLQNITGDYKHIKSPTSTLTSRSSTMSEDSTVRRASSSEGVLVLLTLDKAPLAGKPVSFTVKVTNRQSVAKMMKVHINAQAKEYNHSPSDTFWEIHSTLELAPKEVKVLHQQILPAQYEDVVGDNLINLAVVLEDMANQERFLASEEFNITSPQLAIQVSNESNIVPHKEQTATVTFTNPFSHMVSGVLTVAGAGLIPGKINFRMLPLQPGGRVLQPITFIPNMAGTKMLQASLSLTNINTTITGFEMVFVNKV from the exons ATGGAAG ATTTGCTCATACAACATGTCAACCTGGAGAAGTATGAAAACCAGGAGAGGCACAAGACGGAGGGCTTCAGAAGCTCCAAAGCCCTGGTGGTGCGAAGAGGGGCCCCATTCAGAGTCAGTCTGCAGCTGGAGGGCCGACCTTTCAACCCCAGGACTGACTCTCTGAGGGTCAAAATTATGCTAG GTCGCCTGTATGCGATGATGCCGGTCACCTTCTCCAAGAGggtttcttcctcctcttggaATGCCTACATGGATCCAGCGGACTTGAACCTCCACAAGCCCTCCATCTTCATCTATCCTCCTGCCTCTGCCTCAGTGGGATTCTACAGGTTTCAGCTCTGGGTGCCGTCCAGGGGCGGCCAGCAGAGGACTGCCTTTGGCAAATTCATCCTGCTCTTCAATCCCTGGTGCCGTG AGGATTCAGTGTATATTCCCTTCGAGGACCAGAGAGAGGAATATGTCCAGAATGACTCTGGGTTGCTGTTTGTGGGGACACCTGTGAACACTGCGTCAAGACCATGGTCCTTTGATCAG tATGAGCCTGGTGTTCTGGAGGCATGCCTGAATCTGCTCCAAGTCAGCCCTCAGCACCAAAACAACAGAGTAGTGGACTACCTCAACCGAACAAGCCCCATCTACATCAGCCGGATCGTATCCGCCATg ATCAACAGTGAGGATGACCATGGAGTCTTGAAAGGGAACTGGTCTAGTGACTTCAAACAAGGAGTTCATCCCTCCATGTGGACGGGGAGCGGGGACATCCTGAGACAGTGGGCGCAAACTGCTTACCGCCCAGTCAAGTATGGACAGTGCTGGGTGTTTGCAGCTGTCATGTGCACAG TCATGAGAGTTCTTGGCATTCCTTGTCGTGTTGTCACAAACTTCAACTCAGCTCACGACACTAATGCCAATCTGGTGATCGAGGAGTACTACAGCGAAACAGGGCAGAAGCTGAGTCGCAACAAAGACAGCATATG GAACTTCCATGTCTGGGTGGAGTGCTGGATGAATCGTAAGGATCTGGGATTTGGAAAGGATGGCTGGCAAGTTCTGGACCCGACACCtcaggagaggagtggag gagTGTTCTGCTGCGGCCCAGCTTCAGTCAAAGCAATCAAGGATCAGCGCATCGACCTTGTTTATGACATCCCCTTTGTTTATGCTGCGGTGAACGCCGACGTCCACAAATTCATAGTGAGCCAGGGTCAGGTGGTCAGCCAcagcaaagacacagagagagttgGATCCCTCATCTGTACCAAAGCTGTTGGCTTCCCCAGACTCCAGAACATCACAGGAGACTACAAACACATCAAAA GCCCAACTTCAACACTTACATCAAGGAGCTCCACAATGTCAGAGGACTCAACAGTGAGGAGAg CAAGCTCATCCGAGGGAGTGCTAGTCCTCCTGACCCTGGATAAAGCTCCACTTGCAGGAAAGCCCGTCTCCTTCACGGTGAAagtcacaaacagacagagtgtTGCCAAGATGATGAAGGTGCATATCAACGCCCAGGCCAAAGAATACAACCACAGCCCCTCAGACACCTTCTGGGAAATACACAGCACCCTTGAACTGGCACCCAAAGAAG tcAAGGTGCTGCACCAGCAGATCCTCCCAGCCCAGTATGAGGATGTGGTGGGAGACAACCTGATCAACCTCGCCGTAGTCCTAGAGGACATGGCCAATCAGGAGCGGTTCCTGGCCTCAGAGGAGTTCAATATCACCAGCCCACAGCTCGCCATACAG GTTTCAAATGAAAGCAACATTGTTCCTCACAAGGAGCAGACTGCCACAGTGACCTTCACCAACCCATTCTCTCACATGGTGAGTGGAGTCCTGACTGTAGCCGGGGCTGGGCTGATCCCGGGCAAGATTAACTTCAG GATGCTCCCACTGCAGCCAGGAGGAAGAGTGCTGCAGCCCATCACTTTCATCCCCAACATGGCGGGAACAAAGATGCTTCAGGCTAGCCTGTCACTgacaaacatcaacacaacaatcACAGGCTTTGAGATGGTCTTTGTCAACAAAGTTTAG